One Anabas testudineus chromosome 15, fAnaTes1.2, whole genome shotgun sequence genomic window carries:
- the tacc2 gene encoding uncharacterized protein tacc2 isoform X2 yields MASLGIFSPTQPPATSLESPDEGKNTGEEMVKFDESSSLPPIIVQQGHSNGGHGNKSTHGNSEAANSQKGTVVFSFRNYILGTESSASAAETECEINTTLSLEKCPEITPGKEDTQIQEHKETPAQTQSEMTISADSFKGTPVMLSEQREDEKQYVVSSATTEEAVDCNTVIKERDTATITEVVDKKKENYSDESRSKACVAESDSSLNETLGCINLHFTDKDALSQLQSEAQTGTGRHTVENQSESKTDKQMNSASDKQAEGNKEPKKKEKKKQRKKKMMERLGDTEQEAKTVIQSENDLQRELVRSGSIHTHSETNVGSASQTDTPIVICGNQSDNGFDYNQQLSPQGTPTSTPPLSSSHSSQDHFTDSVCSPASSRDLSQRPHQSDNRNHTDVPCGTNYSSDYIPQHEPHVTRRAINNQNTFMTSVQTPVINAASPADKRSEAQTREAIVTTEAVILAEENLSPLTNSQTGVGESCVESALEEGLVVVAALPLTTPTMPEVIERKGEGESVRRDSFESRDTVAIAESQKAVGEKDLGGIEKCISSLDKEREGLLGSVSPLSLICSLVFSAKEGQAAFEESCSSKMPHNSAESEMKGLRETAFRSADTEISPAEEVDREKEPLRLEAYISSSPSGLLTGPDCQNQTAVGLEGAGEGGGEEVEDKGGLATEHSSFSQQEGSASGVSSVETETCPPINVAESQLKSQSRSEPSTESIFTVRDRLSHLCQERHGAAISPLPTQLEQGSSKTNQGVRDDIKTNLISEEALSSGRTFQESSIAETETTHSQVFLSSISPPPLTTSQQIPVEQQVGNGPQVQPESSATEAKTAISAAELQIQTQGQSNTDSPSMSGGAVYPSHSSGRNNRVRFEDTVKQDSGSTMALKNMSVPAMDCASLPPLIVHESLHHRVVEASYIFPDFLCPKRSEISSNAAPQTEPAIQSSADFPKTQKDVQSEREDLETKDIKEKELDMLHGESKGSVKNDQSEESTIVSKSGSICEEEEEEGKQHYVSSHSVLPADNTCRPLGDAPIELPVGHLSTHLDSSSKPETLTCMTSLQTKSSDDGCHPPTQLDQIPPCGLVTTDGMEPNEEPGPTIHSADLTKDESVTSEVTPSEQSISTVEQYASNSTSVLQPPGPMLSHLEFITDCEISPPEQLDKCSADGDSTKVSEEGASKEGREMSLAQDQDEVCQKLDDKNDAIEYIVKCENHVNISSSQEESLSPLTQPPGAVGRLVKGESDNVISLAQTEPDYIGIKPDISEASIRDDLINVSWPLSSAMPTHGGGFMLSEEEKEQVEETRMDNQKETANNKKLQTGKAGTTPQQSNWPDKEAIEEIEDLQPPHKHAEQKTESPVREINEERKRASPDRPAGSSEDMLSAEVESVIEPHSVYDQSLCQTPTATLESSTDMDTGPDFSAALGQSQSTPDPNSFAQQQEQKQQCLGSNGLESQVRQNQALVPGIKGAAEEEDSSARRLCQSDFKDELTSDDTRGSERVIDLEKGEGEVAQVVSGTDRVYAPSHLASDLNESGRAAEKNASADIGIVTACSRAGEAREGMDENKSLRLQVVGSDTDLMPVTEFVKHPCGKGQQKSKLITPCQDQHGKPEASASQEHETLPFQISALSKVSTDSQGIHIKVVPSAIQGEEHTTKAAKIFSVLPDSVGQPKSVEKDFAAATAVKSNSNETEECEIQVTGWNPLELQSSNKTAATQSSPVVQTPIKGPEVEEITKDDKAALKEPKTCKQWNGQSEIKATNNEATEKQGVVNLTGPAEDNDSESFKTADFSEIGTLHSSTESSVCLPKASESDNDTTDKITPGGSSVCLEEFLSTPLAAPTQSEKPYAQVSLSKPLDDVNVVNLIVASSQSELKPLETAPAYICPGEHVSVNKETLDLSESAAPVQTAQEPDTHWIKALREAASHCHGEQANAAETSRPLPSLESPQQEFLTPTEEIAAPLTQEDVPPLEQATETTVEIPSLHCVKKPVDLREPLKKSSELLEPTQQTVELTQPTQSTEAELPVETEKAEISEPSKIEETPLEEPPPEPKQKSDSSSEIVEEPTWLPELTKSTEVPELTSNEAQFPISTKTEEPEPAEPLESETKLIREVVEQPVEIPLEEPLNVPAEESAVTETVQEPAEELQDSGPSLAERGYCAPDSPPPPPTEPPFLPALHPHLHDSTEFPTPPPTPPGGHTPEGLPTPPASPCLTPPLPPPPPPAPASPPAPSPYQSDDHCPASAPQYPQLRSSDSDGAFETPESTTPVKAVSPSDRQGQQLTSDDKEETSVSDLAPDVTSTDTLCRSPSITFDENKPIAASGTYNIELFSADSANYTLTRSLSLQGGELDSSSLVDGTTTGGFRPQSESFSVGTESAPGTLRRPKKVRPGSVKKNPLLRQNSNPESPRPTSSSSTPEIKKRTKPRTASHLQAQEEAEGGSATLSPGGTLRKTRKSRVETPPPLPEENNHTSQEESLVAPVLPLCQEEAPLPDNSTLKEESPILPSAAYKWDPENFENINPFKTGGSKIANSPVLGRKDPICVPIASPPESPPVTAAQPPAPLEEPITNPEEQPIIPNRQSVRLEFDYSEESSEASHQASPPPKKVGKKPGAKMPLRKPKLGLKKAPPAQTVPLDNDPPTTQNGNEDEIPVPKVSYKFEPDKWDDPNFNPFSPKKGIANSPKLSRPSYSFDPNNFDDSTDPFKCSNKMANSPPKASASFELSSNDYDNENDNDNIGELEDQNQNKPAKKKKTPIKSNTFRVKRSPKKSPMSDLSQDPTPVDEPTSLHQQDDHATDEEKLASSTSHKWAALHDMDAELNSDQQDFPQPCDLTSFVNENSLPHQTQDYEIEYMEKIGSSSPPLSVKKPSLYLKLDSVSDNLTKNTCAHGSEPSSPCTGSFEEMEAQITAGMKTPVLSSRPGPEGSAGDKGRKRESESLSRTQSTEREEQLPVEAPSPALAMPLLDRLSECDDPLQYMEPDLAETNPTAFAQKLQHRDVLSPGESAMAKNSLYARATATTYIDGESPHLPGDLDHSLGIAREEIVTKEKEVLEWQRKYEDSRQEVVEMRRIVAEYEKTIAQMIGMPEDDQKEKSLSHHTIQQLIMEKDQALADLNSVEKSLADLFRRYEKMKDVLEGFRKNEEVLKKCAQEYLSRVRKEEQRYQALKIHAEEKLDKANAEIAQVRAKAKQEQAAYQASLRKEQMKVDSLERTLEQKNKEIEELTKICDELIAKMGKS; encoded by the exons ATGGCCTCACTGGGCATATTCAGTCCCACACAGCCCCCTGCTACTTCGCTTGAGTCGCCTGATGAAGGGAAGAACACCGGAGAAGAGATGGTTAAGTTCGATGAGTCATCGTCACTGCCTCCAATCATAGTCCAGCAAGGACATAGCAACGGGGGCCATGGAAACAAGAGTACACACGGAAACAGTGAGGCAGCAAACAGTCAGAAGGGTACAGTTGTGTTTAGTTTCAGGAATTACATACTGGGAACGGAGAGTAGTGcctcagcagcagagacagaatgtgaaataaacacaacactCAGTCTGGAGAAATGTCCAGAAATTACACCAGGAAAAGAagatacacagatacaggaGCACAAGGAAACACCCGCGCAGACACAATCAGAAATGACAATAAGTGCAGATTCATTTAAAGGAACCCCTGTTATGTTaagtgagcagagagaggatgaaaagCAATATGTTGTTTCTAGTGCAACCACTGAGGAGGCTGTAGATTGTAATACAGTGATtaaggagagagacacagcgACAATAACAGAGGTTGTggacaagaagaaagaaaattatagtGATGAGTCCAGGAGTAAAGCTTGTGTAGCGGAGAGTGATAGTTCACTTAATGAAACATTGGGGTGCATTAATCTTCATTTCACGGATAAAGATGCATTATCACAGCTGCAGTCAGAAGCACAGACAGGAACAGGCAGACACACGGTGGAGAATCAGTCCGAgtcaaaaacagacaaacagatgaatTCAGCAAGTGACAAACAGGCTGAGGGGAACAAAGagccaaagaaaaaagagaagaagaaacaaaggaaaaagaaaatgatggaAAGACTCGGAGACACTGAACAGGAAGCAAAGACAGTTATACAATCTGAAAACGATTTGCAGCGTGAGCTGGTGAGAAGTGGgagcattcacacacattcagagacaAACGTGGGATCAGcgtcacagacagacactccAATTGTGATTTGTGGGAATCAGTCAGATAATGGGTTTGATTACAACCAGCAGCTGAGTCCCCAGGGAACGcccacctccacccctccaCTATCATCCTCCCATAGCAGCCAGGATCATTTTACTGACTCTGTCTGTTCACCTGCGTCCAGCAGGGATCTTTCACAGCGGCCTCATCAGTCGGATAACCGCAACCATACGGATGTCCCATGTGGCACGAATTATAGCTCAGACTACATCCCACAGCACGAGCCGCATGTAACCAGACGTGCCATCAATAACCAAAACACATTCATGACATCTGTCCAAACTCCTGTTATCAATGCAGCTTCTCCTGCCGACAAGAGATCAGAGGCACAAACACGGGAGGCTATAGTTACCACAGAAGCAGTGATACTCGCAGAGGAGAATCTGAGCCCACTCACCAACAGCCAAACTGGTGTGGGAGAGAGTTGCGTGGAGAGTGCCCTTGAAGAGGGTTTAGTGGTGGTTGCTGCGTTGCCACTGACAACACCCACGATGCCAGAAGTGATAGAAaggaagggagagggagaaagcgTGAGGCGTGATTCATTTGAGAGCAGAGATACTGTAGCAATTGCGGAGAGTCAGAAAGCAGTAGGAGAGAAAGATTTAGGAGGAATAGAAAAGTGCATTAGCTCCttagacaaagagagagaaggactCCTGGGTAGCGTTTCTCCGCTCTCATTAATCTGTTCACTTGTGTTCTCGGCCAAAGAGGGACAGGCTGCGTTTGAggaaagctgcagcagcaaaatgCCACACAACTCAGCTGAGAGTGAAATGAAGGGACTGAGAGAGACAGCCTTTCGCAGTGCAGACACAGAGATCTCACCAGCTGAAGAGGTGGACAGAGAAAAGGAGCCGCTCCGCTTAGAAGCGTATATTAGTAGTTCTCCCTCCGGGCTACTCACTGGTCCTGATTGTCAGAATCAGACTGCTGTGGGATTGGAgggagcaggagaaggaggaggagaggaggtggaagaTAAAGGAGGGCTGGCTACCGAGCACAGTTCATTCAGCCAGCAGGAAGGCTCTGCTAGTGGAGTGTCATCAGTTGAGACTGAGACGTGTCCGCCCATCAATGTTGCCGAGTCACAGCTGAAGTCACAGAGCCGGAGTGAGCCGAGCACCGAGAGCATCTTTACTGTACGGGACCGTCTCTCTCACCTTTGCCAGGAGCGGCATGGTGCAGCAATTTCACCTCTCCCCACTCAGCTTGAGCAGGGCTCCAGCAAAACAAACCAAGGGGTAAGGGATGATATCAAGACTAATTTGATTTCAGAGGAGGCACTATCTTCGGGACGCACTTTTCAGGAGTCATCTattgcagagacagagacaactCACAGCCAAGTCTTCCTGTCTTCAATCTCGCCTCCGCCTTTGACTACTTCACAACAAATCCCAGTTGAGCAACAAGTAGGCAACGGTCCACAGGTCCAACCTGAAAGTAGCGCAACAGAAGCCAAGACAGCCATAAGTGCAGCTGAGTTACAAATCCAAACCCAGGGACAGAGCAATACTGATAGCCCTTCAATGTCTGGAGGGGCTGTTTATCCAAGTCACAGCAGTGGACGTAACAACAGAGTTCGCTTTGAGGACACAGTGAAACAAGACAGTGGTTCCACCATGGCTCTCAAGAACATGTCTGTGCCAGCTATGGATTGCGCGTCTCTGCCTCCGCTGATTGTACATGAGAGTTTGCACCATCGTGTTGTTGAAGCCAGTTACATTTTCCCAGACTTCCTCTGCCCGAAAAGGTCAGAAATCTCCTCAAATGCAGCTCCTCAGACTGAACCAGCAATACAGAGCTCAGCTGACTttccaaaaacacagaaagatgtCCAGTCAGAAAGAGAGGATTTGGAGACTAAAGATATCAAGGAGAAAGAGCTAGATATGTTACATGGTGAATCGAAAGGCTCAGTCAAGAATGACCAGTCTGAAGAATCAACAATAGTAAGTAAATCTGGCAGCAtttgtgaagaagaagaagaagaaggtaaacAACATTATGTATCCTCACATTCTGTGCTTCCAGCTGATAATACCTGCAGGCCTTTAGGTGATGCCCCCATCGAGTTACCTGTTGGGCATCTCTCTACTCACCTTGACTCTAGTTCAAAACCTGAAACTCTGACCTGCATGACGTCTCTTCAGACAAAGTCCAGTGACGACGGGTGTCATCCTCCTACCCAATTGGATCAAATACCTCCTTGTGGACTAGTTACTACAGATGGTATGGAACCTAATGAAGAGCCTGGGCCCACAATTCACTCTGCTGATCTGACAAAAGACGAATCAGTCACTTCAGAAGTGACACCTTCTGAACAGTCAATTTCTACTGTTGAGCAATATGCCAGTAATTCTACTTCAGTGCTGCAGCCTCCTGGGCCAATGTTGAGTCACTTGGAGTTCATTACTGACTGTGAAATCTCTCCTCCTGAGCAGCTAGATAAATGCAGTGCTGATGGTGACAGCACCAAAGTCTCTGAAGAGGGGGCTAGCAAAGAGGGTAGAGAAATGTCTTTAGCACAGGATCAGGATGAGGTGTGTCAAAAACTGGATGATAAAAATGATGCTATAGAGTATATTGTTAAATGTGAGAATCATGTAAATATTTCATCTTCACAAGAGGAGAGTCTTTCTCCTCTAACTCAGCCTCCTGGTGCAGTGGGCAGACTGGTTAAGGGTGAATCTGATAATGTAATTTCTCTGGCTCAAACAGAACCAGATTATATTGGCATTAAACCTGATATTAGTGAAGCATCCATTAGAGATGACCTCATAAATGTCAGCTGGCCACTCAGCTCTGCTATGCCTACTCATGGTGGTGGCTTTATGCTATCTGAAGAGGAAAAGGAACAAGTtgaggagacaaggatggatAATCAAAAggaaacagcaaacaacaaaaagctaCAGACAGGAAAGGCAGGCACAACACCACAACAGAGTAATTGGCCAGATAAAGAGGCTATAGAGGAAATTGAAGACCTGCAGCCAccacataaacatgcagaacAAAAGACTGAATCACCAGTAAGGGAAATAAACgaagaaaggaagagagcaTCTCCTGACAGACCTGCAGGGTCCTCTGAGGACATGCTAAGTGCTGAGGTAGAGTCTGTTATTGAACCTCATTCTGTTTATGACCAGAGTTTGTGCCAAACACCGACAGCAACACTGGAAAGCAGCACTGACATGGACACAGGACCAGATTTCAGTGCAGCTCTTGGCCAATCGCAGTCCACACCAGATCCAAACAGTTTTGCTCAGCAACAGGAGCAAAAGCAGCAGTGTCTGGGATCTAATGGTCTAGAGAGCCAGGTCAGGCAGAACCAAGCACTGGTTCCAGGGATAAAAGgggcagcagaagaagaagacagctcTGCTAGGCGTTTGTGTCAGTCAGACTTCAAGGATGAGTTGACAAGTGATGACACCAGAGGCAGTGAACGAGTGATAGATCTGGAGAAAGGCGAGGGAGAGGTAGCACAAGTCGTGTCAGGGACTGACAGGGTTTATGCGCCGTCTCATCTTGCCAGTGATTTAAATGAGAGTGGAAGGGCTGCTGAGAAAAATGCCTCAGCTGACATTGGGATAGTAACAGCTTGCTCTCGTGCAGGAGAAGCAAGAGAGGGGATGGATGAGAATAAAAGCCTCAGGTTACAGGTAGTTGGCTCCGATACAGATTTAATGCCAGTCACTGAGTTTGTGAAGCATCCGTGTGGTAAAGGTCAACAAAAAAGCAAACTAATAACTCCCTGTCAAGACCAACACGGAAAACCTGAGGCCTCTGCATCACAGGAACACGAGACTTTACCTTTTCAAATTTCTGCTTTGTCAAAGGTCAGCACAGATAGTCAAGGCATTCATATAAAAGTTGTTCCAAGTGCAATCCAGGGTGAAGAACACACTACAAAGGCTGCGAAAATATTCAGCGTTCTGCCAGACTCTGTCGGGCAACCAAAAAGTGTGGAAAAGGATTTcgctgctgccactgctgtgaAAAGCAACAGTAATGAAACTGAGGAGTGTGAAATTCAGGTTACAGGGTGGAATCCTCTTGAGCTACAAAGCTCCAATAAAACGGCAGCCACACAAAGCAGCCCAGTAGTACAAACACCCATAAAAGGCCCTGAAGTAGAGGAGATCACAAAGGATGATAAAGCGGCATTGAAGGAACCGAAAACTTGCAAACAGTGGAATGGACAAAGTGAgataaaagcaacaaacaatGAAGCAACAGAAAAGCAGGGGGTCGTAAATCTAACAGGGCCTGCTGAAGACAATGACTCAGaatcatttaaaactgcagACTTTAGTGAAATCGGGACGTTACACAGCAGCACTGAGTCTTCTGTTTGTCTCCCTAAGGCATCAGAAAGTGACAATGATACGACAGATAAAATCACTCCCGGTGGGTCCTCTGTGTGCCTGGAAGAGTTTCTATCAACCCCTCTTGCAGCCCCTACCCAGTCGGAGAAGCCATATGCCCAGGTGTCATTGTCAAAGCCCCTAGATGATGTCAATGTGGTAAACCTCATTGTTGCCTCCTCCCAGAGTGAATTGAAACCACTTGAAACAGCTCCTGCCTACATCTGTCCAGGTGAACATGTGTCTGTGAATAAAGAGACTTTGGATTTGTCAGAAAGTGCTGCACCTGTTCAAACAGCCCAAGAACCAGATACACACTGGATAAAAGCTTTAAGAGAAGCTGCATCGCATTGTCACGGTGAACAAGCGAACGCAGCAGAGACGTCAAg ACCCCTCCCATCTCTGGAGTCTCCTCAACAAGAGTTTCTTACTCCGACTGAGGAGATCGCTGCTCCTCTGACACAAGAGGACGTCCCTCCACTGGAGCAAGCAACTGAGACGACAGTAGAGATCCCTTCTCTACATTGTGTGAAGAAGCCAGTGGATCTTCGTGAACCTTTAAAGAAGTCATCAGAGCTCCTAGAACCAACACAGCAAACAGTGGAGCTTACCCAACCAACACAGAGCACAGAAGCAGAGCTCCCAGTAGAAACCGAGAAGGCAGAGATCTCAGAACCATCGAAGATAGAAGAGACACCTCTGGAAGAACCTCCTCCAGAACCAAAACAGAAGTCAGATAGTTCATCTGAAATTGTCGAAGAGCCAACTTGGCTCCCAGAACTAACTAAAAGCACAGAGGTCCCAGAACTAACATCAAACGAAGCACAGTTCCCAATATCAACAAAGACTGAAGAACCAGAACCAGCAGAGCCCCTAGAATCAGAGACGAAGCTCATCAGGGAGGTGGTGGAACAGCCTGTAGAGATCCCACTTGAGGAGCCATTGAATGTGCCAGCTGAGGAAAGTGCAGTGACAGAAACAGTCCAGGAACCCGCTGAGGAGCTACAAGACAGTGG GCCCTCACTCGCTGAGAGAGGTTACTGCGCTCCTGActcccccccacctcctcccaccGAACCCCCGTTCCTGCCTGCCCTTCATCCTCATCTCCACGACAGCACAGAGTTCCCCACTCCTCCTCCCACACCCCCAGGGGGGCACACACCCGAGGGTCTACCCACCCCACCTGCATCTCCCTGCCttactcctcctcttcctcctcctcctcctccagccccTGCCTCCCCTCCTGCACCTTCGCCTTACCAGTCTGATGACCACTGCCCTGCTTCTGCACCCCAATACCCACAATTAAG gagCTCAGACTCTGATGGAGCATTTGAGACTCCTGAATCCACAACTCCAGTGAAGGCTGTTTCTCCCTCTGATCGACAGGGCCAGCAACTAACATCTGATGATAAAG AGGAGACCTCAGTCAGTGATCTTGCCCCTGATGTGACTTCCACTGATACACTGTGCCGTTCCCCTTCCATCACTTTTGATGAAAACAAGCCCATTGCAGCCAGTGGCACTTACAACATTGAACTGTTTTCTGCAGATTCAGCAAATTACACTCTGACCCGTTCCCTCAGCCTCCAGGGAGGCGAACTAGACAGTTCAAGTTTGGTGGATGGAACCACAACAGGAGGTTTCCGTCCACAATCAGAATCTTTCAGTGTGGGCACTGAGAGTGCACCAGGGACACTCCGAAGGCCTAAGAAAGTTCGTCCTGGCTCTGTAAAGAAGAATCCTCTTCTCAGACAGAACTCCAACCCAGAGAGTCCAAGGCCAACCTCATCCAGCAGCACCCCGGAGATCAAGAAGCGGACAAAGCCTCGAACTGCCAGCCATCTTCAGGCTCAGGAGGAAGCAGAGGGCGGCTCTGCAACACTAAGCCCCGGAGGAACCCTCCGAAAGACCAGGAAGAGCCGTGTGGAGACTCCACCTCCTCTGCCAGAGGAGAATAATCATACTAGCCAAGAGGAGAGTCTTGTTGCCCCTGTCTTACCTTTGTGCCAGGAGGAAGCCCCTCTCCCTGATAATTCAACACTTAAAGAGGAATCTCCCATACTCCCTAGTGCTGCTTACAAATGGGATCCAGAAAATTTTGAGAACATCAACCCTTTCAAGACTGGAGGTAGTAAAATTGCCAACTCCCCTGTTCTGGGTCGTAAAGATCCAATTTGTGTGCCCATTGCCAGCCCCCCAGAGAGCCCCCCTGTCACTGCAGCACAGCCCCCAGCTCCTTTAGAGGAGCCAATCACTAACCCCGAAGAGCAACCCATAATCCCCAATCGCCAGTCAGTAAGACTGGAGTTTGACTACTCTGAGGAAAGCAGCGAGGCGTCACACCAGGCCTCTCCCCCACCCAAGAAAGTGGGCAAGAAACCCGGTGCCAAGATGCCTCTGAGGAAACCAAAGCTTGGCCTGAAGAAGGCACCCCCGGCTCAGACGGTGCCGCTGGACAACGACCCTCCTACAACCCAAAATGGCAACGAGGATGAAATCCCTGTTCCTAAAGTATCCTACAAGTTTGAACCTGACAAGTGGGATGATCCAAATTTCAATCCTTTTTCTCCTAAGAAAGGCATCGCCAACTCCCCCAAATTATCCAGGCCATCTTATAGCTTTGACCCTAATAACTTTGATGACTCCACAGACCCTTTCAAATGCTCCAATAAGATGGCCAACTCACCTCCTAAGGCCTCTGCCTCCTTTGAACTATCATCTAATGACTatgataatgaaaatgacaatgacaacatTGGGGAACTGGAGGATCAAAATCAGAACAAACCtgccaagaagaagaaaactccTATCAAATC tAATACTTTCAGAGTGAAGAGGTCGCCAAAGAAATCCCCGATGTCTGATCTATCCCAG GATCCTACGCCTGTAGATGAACCTACCTCCCTCCATCAACAGGACGACCATGCTACAGACGAGGAGAAGCTGGCCTCTTCCACCAGTCATAAGTGGGCGGCCCTGCATGACATGGATGCAGAATTGAACTCTGACCAGCAAGACTTCCCTCAGCCGTGCGACCTTACATCCTTTGTTAATGAGAACAGTCTTCCTCATCAGACTCAAG ACTATGAAATTGAGTACATGGAGAAGATTGGCTCCTCTTCACCT CCACTGTCTGTGAAGAAGCCCTCTTTGTACCTGAAGTTGGATTCTGTATCTGACAACTTAACCAAGAATACATGTGCACATGGGTCTGAACCAAGCTCCCCCTGCACAGG GAGTTTTGAGGAAATGGAGGCCCAGATAACAGCAGGTATGAAGACACCGGTGCTAAGCTCCCGGCCTGGTCCTGAGGGCTCTGCTGGGGACAAGGGCAGGAAGCGAGAAAGCGAGTCACTCAGCCGAACccagagcacagagagagaagagcag CTACCTGTGGAGGCCCCTTCTCCTGCCCTGGCCATGCCCTTGTTAGACAGGCTGTCTGAGTGTGACGACCCCCTGCAGTACATGGAGCCTGACCTGGCTGAGACCAACCCCACTGCATTCGCCCAAAAGCTGCAG CACAGAGATGTGCTATCACCAGGGGAGAGTGCTATGGCCAAGAACTCACTGTATGCCAGGGCCACTGCCACCACCTACATCGATGGGGAGAGTCCCCACCTGCCCGGAGATCTGGACCACTCGCTAGGAATTGCACGCGAGGAG ATCGTGACAAAGGAAAAAGAAGTGCTGGAATGGCAGAGGAAGTATGAGGACAGTCGACAGGAAGTGGTGGAGATGAG GAGAATTGTTGCAGAATATGAGAAGACGATTGCACAAATGATAG GCATGCCAG aGGATGACCAGAAGGAAAAGTCTCTCTCCCATCACACCATCCAGCAGCTGATCATGGAGAAAGACCAGGCCTTGGCCGACCTCAACTCAGTGGAAAAGTCTCTGGCCGACCTCTTCCGGCGTTACGAGAAGATGAAAGATGTGCTGGAGGGCTTCCGCAAG AATGAAGAGGTTCTGAAGAAGTGTGCACAGGAGTATCTGTCCAGGGTCCGTAAGGAAGAACAGCGCTATCAAGCTCTGAAAATTCATGCAGAGGAGAAACTAGACAA aGCAAATGCAGAGATAGCTCAGGTGCGAGCTAAGGCCAAGCAGGAGCAGGCTGCTTACCAGGCCAGTCTGAGGAAGGAACAGATGAAGGTGGACTCTCTGGAGCGTACTCTAGAACAAAAG AACAAAGAAATAGAGGAGTTGACAAAGATCTGTGATGAACTTATTGCCAAGATGGGGAAGAGTTAG